TCACGCTTTATGGGTTCAGCGTTACGCATTTTCCGTTGATAGAATGCTGCATCAAAACGCTCGTATATTGAGCTTTTGATTCTGGTTTCATGTCCTCGTGCCAATTCAGAATTGCCTCCCtgaattattttatttgattctAATTCTCCGTCAGCAGGAAAATGTGGTCcaatttttttcttctaatttgcTAAATTTTACCCATATTCCACCCGAATTGGTAGAATACAACTATTCTCTCACCCGGTTATAGCTATGCAGGGAACCAGCCGGCTGGTATTTACCCCCTAGGACTCACCCTTCGCAGGTTCCAGCCTGCGCGGGCTTACCTTCCGGGACTCACCCTATATTAATAGTAATCACAGGTATTAATCCACTGGGATTTACTATTGACCTTATAGTACTAGCAGGAACCAATCTACTAGGGAGTTACCCCCTAGGACTTACCCTACAGGTACCAGCCTGTATGAGTTTACCTGCCGGGCCTTACCATTTACTATAAAGCTACGACCGGTCGTTACACACTGGACTTATATAATTAAACTCAGGCTCTCCAGGTCCATATCCCATAATTAGTTCAGCCAACgattctcccccatctccccaaaATGAGTGGAAACAGATCTAGGAACTAGCCTACCTTGTTTGTTGTGCCGGTTCCTGTTCCACTGATGTGGACTCTATGGTTTGACTACAAACCGTGGTGAACCCTGCTCGCAGCACCCTCTGTTAGgctcttatttttcagagtaaataacccacggacactagagaagctttaactgAGTTTAATTCTatcccaaaggttctgtacagctgtaatcAGACCGCAAAACGTTTCTCACATCACAGTTATATACATCCCACTTAAGacactcccctttctctccaatccttacattttTTGGCTCTTCAGGAAGCTAATAAAGAGGGTAACAGGATTCCTAACATTTATTACTCTCTTAAGAGAATCTGTCCTCACCTCATGACCTCAACCCCTCTTTCATCTAATacacagatgtccatctgtctttcctCAGAGACATAAAATCCAGTCTCTTTCATTTCCTATCATTCATTTACTATCTCAATGATCAAAGTTTAGCCGATTCCAACATTCCaatattatcttttaccagatctaatgtgttatattctcctacattaatttcacatttccacaaacttcaaagtgtttcctttcaaatggtatcaagaatatgcatatccttgcttcaggtccagaTGTACAGGccgttagatttgggtatgtcatttagtCAAAATTGGGGGGGAAGGGGCAGATCCATAGATGTTGCAATGAAAGAACATGTCAACTAAGCTTCAATTGCAATACATATTCAAGCTGGCCATTTTTTAATGTTAGTTATTTTACTACTATGTTAATTATTTTACTACTATGTTAGTTGTTTTACTCATTCAGCCTATGTTACTTGTTTACACAAGGATTTAGATTTACAGCCACAAACTTTTTTATAATCAAATGAATTAACTGATCACATCCACGTGAGGCTGGCAGTTCAGTCTAGTTGcgaaagggttcttcagctgtccccataggataactatttttggttccaggcagaacTCTTCTaagtttcatgtagaaccctctgtgtaaagggttctacctggaatctaaaagggttcttccattgagacagtcgaagaacccttatagtttctagatagcaccttttttttctaagagtgtagcccCTTATTCAAACAGACATGGGAAACAGGAACCAGTGCTGActgaccaccctctctctccctgtctacaggacagagaggctAGCCAGGGAGATTATGAAGGACATGGGGGGGCACCATATCGTGGCCCTCTGCGTGCTCAAGGGGGGTTACAAGTTCTTTGCAGACCTGTTGGACTACATCAAGGCCCTAAACCGTAACAGTGACCGCTCCATTCCTATGACAGTGGACTTCATCCGCCTCAAGAGCTACTGCGTAAGGCTCACTCTTCGCTCTGTTCTTCAaatttgtgtcccaaatggcaccatattcccttttaAGTGCACGCCCTgcaggggccctggtcaaaagtagtcacaagtagtgcactataaagggaataggagcCATTTGGAATGTAGTTCATGAGTTATTACTATTTTATTATAGATATTAGAAGTATTTAGCGTttatgttattgttattttatttatttattacaggCATTGCCAAAAACTGCATAATGGAAAGAACATGATGTTTTATTCAGTCCATTGGTTTCACAATTGCACCTAAGCTTTCATTTGACCTTTGAGCCAAATGTCAACATGCACTACCTTAAATGTGTTTTGACTGACAATCAACTAGGCTTGTATCCACAATAAATGCTAACTTGGTAAATGCTTACTTGGTAAATACTAAGACTGGCTGCTATTAGTACTACATTTCCATCTGTatttgtaccccccccccccccccacccacccacccacccacacacacacacacacacacacactcagctgtTTGATATAATACATTAAGAAGCAGCTCTTTGTTTATGGATTCTTACTGCTAGATACTAGAGATGTCAATAACAGCAGACCTGTCTGGACAAAGTCCCCTATCCCTGTTCACCTGTTTATTACATGTCTACACAGAATGACCAATCTACAGGTGAAATCAAAGTCATTGGAGGGGATGACCTGTCTACACTGACAGGGAAGGTAAAGAAACATTTTCAACTGACCTTTTCTATAGATCTGTCTGTCAAACATTGGATCATTCCTCAGTTACCTAGTTTAGCCTCCACTGTTTGCAGTCAGACAAATGTGTAACCTTCTTTAAAGGGAAAGTTCACCCATTTTTACATGTGGCCTTATTTTCACTCTTCCTCTGCTTGTAGTCGCTCCCCcaaatagtttttattttgggggggggggggtattttgtTTCTTTACGGAGAAAGTTGGTTGACACCTTTTGCTGAGTCATTAGTTGCCACAGACTACAATGCATTATGAAAATGGATCTAAAGCATGTTAGAAATGCTCCAAAACAACTCATATTACATCAGAATCCCATGACTCAGCAAAATGTGTTTACCAATTTTCTCTTTAACGAAACAAAAATACAAAGTTTGGAGGATCAACTATAAGCATAGAAAGTGAAAAATAAGGCCACacgtaaaaactttttttttttttttttttactttgacaAAAGTTTTGAAGGGGTTCTCATGCAGTCTAAAGTACAAGAAGGCATAACTATAATGGCTGCAGGGTTCAACAGGATCCAAGGTCACATTTCTAAATGGGTTCTGGAGTAGCTTTTATATTTGATATAGGCTAACAGTTACACTCTGTCGTCTCTGCCTCTTATTTTTAAATGTTGTGTTTTTACACAGAATGTCCTGATTGTGGAGGTATGTTATGACTACTTCTTCCTCATTGTTAAGTTTGAAACCTTTTGCTATGTCAGCATTATAGACATTTGGCAGTGACACCCACTGTTTTGTCATATGTTTAGGACATTATTGACACAGGAAAGACCATGAAGACCTTGCTGCAACTTCTCAAACAGTACAACCCAAAAATGGTAAAAGTTGCAAGGTAAAGTAATCCCCAAGTCTCTATCTTACATTGCAGTGTTATAAAAAGTTAAATATTTGTCCATACATCTTTGATGTAAATGTAGAATCAAGCAAAGGCACCGTACAGTGCAACTTACTTCTGCTTACAGAGAAGTTATATGGAAACCTTCAACTGTCATGTTTTCCTTTGTATTTTAATTCTCTAACACCATCAGTCACATGACCAACTTCctggtttgtgctttcagtttgttGGTGAAGAGGACACCAAGGAGTGTTGGCTACACACCAGACTGTGAGTTCACTTCAACACTGCTAAATGGCTTCAGTGAATCATCTTAATCAATAGCCTGAGGCATTGTGCTGTCACACATACATGAACTATAATGATGACCGATACAGGGcatccagaaagtattcagaccccttttttcacattttgttactttacagccttgttttaaaaaggattaaataaaaacatttcctcaatctacacacaataccccttaatgacaaagtcaaaacagATTTTAGAAAtgaccctttcctatgagactagaaattgagctcaggtgcaccctgtttccattgatcatccttgagatgtttctactacttgattggagtccacctgtggtaaattctattgattggacatgatttggaaaggtacacagctgtctatataaggtcccacagtcgacggtgcatgtcagcaaaaaccaagccatgaggtcgaaggaattgtctgaagagctctgagacaggattgtgtctgggcacagatctgaggaagggtaccaacattTCTGTTGACCttctgcattgaaggtccccaagaacacagtggcctccatcattcttaaatggaagaagtttggaaccaccaagactcttcctagagctggctgcccggccaaactgaacaatcgggggagaagcgccttggtcagggaggtgaccaagaacccgatggtcactctgacagagctccagagttcctctgtggacatcagagaaccttccagaaggacaaccatctctgcagcgcttCACCAATCAGGCGTTTTTGGTCGAGAGGCCAGCCaaaggagtttgccaaaaggcacctaaaggactctcagaccatgagaaacaaaattctctggtctgatgaaaccaagattgaactatttggcctgattgccaaacgtcgcatctggaggaaacctggcaccatccctacggtgaagcattagtggtggctgcatcatgctgtggggatgtttttcagtggcagggactgggagactagtcaggatcgggggaaatatgaacagagcaaagtacagcgagatccttgatgaaaacctgcaaaggtggctcaggacctcagactggggctgaAGAGTTACCAttcagcaggacaacgaccctaggcacacagccaacacaacgcAGGATGTGCTtcgggacggcagggtagcctagtggttagagcgttggactagtaaccggaaggttgcaagttcaaatccctgagctgacaaggtacaaatctgtcgttctgcccctgaacaggcagttaacccactgttcctaggccttaactgacttgcctagttaaataaaggtaaaaaaataaataaaaatcatctctgaatgtccttgagtggccagcgagagcccgaacttgaacccgatcgaacatctctggactgacctgaaaatagctgtgcagcgacgctctccatccaacctgacagagctttagaggatctgcagagaagaatgggagaaactccccaaatacaggtgtgccaagcttgtagcgtcatacccaagaagactcgaggctataatcactgcttcaacaaagaactgagtaaatgtgatatttctgttaattttttaaaaataaattagctaaaatgactaaaaacctgtttttgctttgtcattatggtattgtgtgtagatttgagggtaaaaacaatttaatcaattttagaataaggctgtaacataaaatgtagaaaaagtcaaggagtttgaatactttccgaatgcactgtaatgcATCTGATTAAATAGAGGTTCTAGGCCCATTTAAGGGAAATGGTCCAAGacatatgtaaaaaaaaacacacaaaaaaacaagccAAGTTTATTAAAGGAGTAGGTTTTAAGGTCAAACGACATACTAAGGGGGCAGaatgcaccctttcagtttgtttccCAACTCAGAGAAGTAGAACTACTTGGAAGCCTGTGCACTCAGACACCATAATGGGACATAAACAACATTGCGATTACTATACAACTCTATGCTCTTTACTGAAAAAGACTAAAGGGTGCTTTTTATACCTTTCACATGTTTAACACCAATTAGGGTCCCCTGAGAAACATGGACAAAAACTATAGTTCCACCCTGTCACGCTTActtcatttgtttatttttcagTCATAGGATTTGAGGTTCCAGACAAATTTGTGGTGGGATATGCGCTAGACTACAACGAGTACTTCAGAGATTTAAATGTAAGTACTTTTTCAACAGATTTTCTCAGCTAGATAAACGATGTTGAGTAAAACGGTCTCATTGGTTCCTTTCTGTTTGTTTTCCAGCACATCTGTGTCATTAGTGAAACAGGGAAGGAAAAATACAAGGCCTGAAGAGGACAGCCCTTCCTCTAGTTGTCTATCATTCTTTTTTTATGTTGCTTTAATTTGATATctgatttatatatatttttggtcagGAAAATCAAATCAAGGGTGCAGCTCACTGGAAactcttgctcacacacacacacacacacacacatgtacatgttCTGCTCAGGGTCCCTGAGGTGTACACACACTTACATTGCCCCTCAGATTTGCAAAGCCCCTCTCTCAACCTCCACATGCTGTGCTGCACTCTAGAAACCACATACACATTAAAGTGTCAAGATTGAACATTTCTGAGGTGTGACATTGCCTTGGACATATTGGTATGTGTGAGTCCATGTGCATGCTGTCATCTCTTTCAATAAATAGAACATTTGCTTGCCCTGTTAAAATGATCAATACCCAGAGTTTATTTTTTTGTAGATTAGTAATTTATTGAGAAAAATTCTGCTACGGTAGCAGGAAGTAGAACAAACATTTAGTCATCATATTGTCAAAATTACTTCAGATTTAAATTATTTTCCATTTCACAAAACTTGATTTTAGCTTGACATTGATTTGAAAGTTTGTACGTCACTTGAAGACCAAATTCCTTTACTTATACATAATAGTTTCAGTGGTATGGACAAAGGAAGGAGCAGGTATCCTAATACATtacatattatttttttaaaacatgtttgcATAGTTTTCCCCAAAAAATGGAAGTGTTCCATCAgtagtacagtactgtaaaataaaCTGCGAGCTTTGAACATGGTTCAATATTATGATCATTTATGCATATCTGCTTTTATAAATATGTATTTTAAGCTTCCATCTACTGTATGACAATGATTCATGCAATCACAATGTTTTTCTCTTTACCCTCCCAACCATTAAACTCTGCTCCATCCCCTCAGATGACTCCTGATTTCCCCCCAAAAGGTTTGCTTGTGGTACCAAATAATTAAGTTAaatataaattattttatttaactaggcaagtcagttaagaacaaattcttatttacaatgacctacactggccaaacccggacgacgctgggcaattgtgcgctgccctataggactcccaatcatagccggttgtgatacatccGTCACCGCTGTCATAGAGGCGTTCTCCCCAACGTTGTCACTGGAAATCAACTGTCTTCTTCTGTGGAGTTGTGTCAGCAAAATCAAAACCTACAAGAGCAATatgtgcagtggtggaaaaagtcctCAACTGTCATACAGGAGTCAAGATGCCTTCACAGAAATTTGAAAGttacccagttaaatactacttgagttaaagtcttaaagtatttggttttaaatatacttaagtatcaaaagtaaaagtatgaaacatttcaaattccttatattaagcaaatctgagaacaattgtcttgtttttaaaatttacggatagccaggggcacactcacttacaaatacattattttcttaatgtagtgaagtaaaagttgtccaaatATTTTTGACAAGTCGTTtctttgggtatctgtacttaagtagtactttaaatagttttttacttaagtacattATACCACTGAATGTCATCTAAACATGCTTTCACACTGGCAATGAAAATGTTCTTATAAATAGACAGTTCCACAGTTGAATTTTAAGAAAACATGTAATAATGGGTAATAAGTATCATGGGTTAGTTAAAAAGGGTAACTAATCATGGGTTAGTTAAAATGTTGATCCAGTATTAAATAATGCAGTTGTTCATTATAGTGTGAAACAAAAAGCAGGCTGTTGTAGTAGGCAGGCCTGACTACAGCAGAACAGTAACACTGGATACCGGAATAAGGCCAACTCCAGTATTTACGTGCTGCTACAGCCCAGCCAACAGTCTAGTCCTTTAGTGCATTGGGGAGGTGTTGATCAAGTCTTCAATCATCAACATTGTGCTCTGTCCAGTACTGTAGTTCAAACTCAGCCAAGACACTATGCTCCAATACACTCAGAATAATAAATTATTCAGACTCTTAATGTAATTAATGCCACTTAactgatgcttttatccaaagcgacttacagtagagTGTGCATATATTTTCTTATGGGTGGCCCCAGTGGGAATCAATATGAGCCAACCCTGACTGGGGGCCACTGAACCACTGACTTCATTGTGAGACGAGAGGATGGACAGTGTCACGGTGCTGTAGCAGCAGCTCTTCATGGTCTGCATCTTTACTATCACTACAAATCATGACGTGCTGCTACGACAGCTGCCTGAAATACGGGCTCACTGGTTCAAAGGTAACTTTAACAAGATGAAGTGTACATAGTAAAATGTGTTGCATTAAATAGGAAGTTGGTTGGGATACCATTGAGGATCAACTGTTATGCAAAAGATATGGAAAGAGATTAATGTGATCTCCAGCCAGCTATTTTCACAGGAGATGACTTAACCTGGCCCTGCTAGGCCAAGAGTACTCAAAGGAGCAAAATAATGTTTAGTAGTATGTATTGGAAGGCCTGTAAGTCTAGATATTTTTcatgcaaaataaatgtattcatCTCTGGTAAGAACAGTACATTTCCTGATATAAATTAATGGGGGTAAAAACATTGGGTATAGATAGCTCCTCCGGATGGACACTAGAGCAACAGCAGAGGCCcagcctccctcctttccttctgcCTCCATAAGCTATGGTTAAAAAATTTaatgttttcaaatgttttcATCAATTGATCTAATAATGTGGCCATTTTGAGAAAGTAAGGAAGGCATTATTAAAGTATTATTTGAAGTCCATTTGTCAAGGGCTCCTTACCGCCAGTAAAAAATGCTTGTTGTTTACGTTTCCTAAACTCTAAACCTCCAGGGCACATACAGGACTCCTTGACTTTGAATAGATTAGGTTGAGTTCGTGACAATTCCTGCCTTGTAAAAAAATAGTAGTTAGGCTACCCATATATTGCAATGTTAAAATGCAGTACAAGAACAGCAGGCCAATATTGTGTCAAACTTTTCAATAATTGTTAGGAAAATGTGTATAATCTGAAAATAATAGCTTTTTCAAATTTGAATGAATAGTGAATTGAGCGTGAGCAACAACTGATGACGCATAACGGCAGCCTAGAACATGACGAAGCGCACCCTTTGCAACATGTCCATTCTTATTACCCTTTTCTGTCAAAAGCAGTGGCCTGTGTCACAGTCATCCATTTGTACTAATACTGATTGATCATCACATAAAATGGTAATAATAATATAGCTTTTTTAATCAATGTGGTTCTGCTTACTAGACTATATTTTTATGGCTTAAAGCAGTTCAACATGTGCACAAAATAGCCTATCCTTAAAAAGGCCCATCATTTCAACAAAATGTTATTATTGTTATGATAGGCTACTATTTATAATGTTATGTAGGCTTATATATGTGTTGTACTAATAGTCTTATCAGCCTATTCAGAGAATGTTTCCCCATCTTTTGAAAAAAAAACGAACACATTTCGAAATGCAGTTATACTCATGTTGTTGCAGGAATAGCATGCTCACTTTACGTGCATCGATGTAGCCAATTATCTTTTCAGCTAAAGTTTGTTATTCGCAACAAAGTAGCCTAACCTTTTGCGCGCTACGGGTAATTAAACAATGCGATGCAGCGCCACTGACTTATGTCATGTGTGAAATAACGCATAATCAGCAAAAACCTCTACCTTATTATAAAGTCAGCGGCAATAATAAGACATTGCGCAAAATGGTGAAAGTCGTATATTACAAACTCAAAGTATATTTTAATAAATTACGTTTATAGTAATTAAACCTCAGAATTTACCAAATTACTGAATAGGTTGAACAGATGTGAATATGAGAAAAATACACGAAAAATAATCCCCCAAAATATCCAAACTTACCTCCAACCCAATCGAAAATGGCGCcgaaacgtaaaaaaaaaaagtcctaCATTTCATTGTATGCTCACCAGCAAGGCTGCAGTGACGGCTACATCATCCCCCATGGCGTAGTCGGGGGAGGAGAGCATTTCAGTCTGTCGTGGcactctttttttatttattttttacgaAGAATAATGTTCAATAATAATGTTCATGATATCAAATCATTTTACTTTGCAGGAAAAATGTAGTCATGGAACGCTATATCAATTCCCTGAAATAAAAAGGAATTATTTCTTTATGAATGAAGTACAGACAAATATTGCGCCACACCTACCTACAGAAACTATTTActcccctaccaccaccaccacagccttATGTAGGCCTAGTTTCAACCATTAGAATTAGTGGATCAACAAAACAGCACTTTTATTCCCATACAAAATATGTTTGCATTCAgcaatacatttatttaactaggcaagtcagttaagaacaaattcttactctCAATGGCgacctaggaacagcgggttaactgccttggtcaggggcagaacgatcgatttttaccttgtcagctcagggattcgatcttgcaattttccggttactagtccaacgctctaaacgctaggctacctgccgctccactgaccccctgtatatagcgtcgttattattttgtgttacttttcattattttttactttagtatatttggtaaatattttcttaactctttcttgaactgcattgttggttaagggcatttaagtaagcatttcacggtaaggtctacataCACTTGTTGTATATTTATCTGTGGTATAATTTTTTATATGGAGTATGTGGATATTCAAGTACAAAACACAAAGTAGTGTTTTTTTTCCAATTAATGGAATTATATTTTGAACCATGAAAAATGTTTCTAAAGGACTACCCAAGTCTAGCCTActcagactccatcagatttttgcacttttttgttgttgttggtatcaCCTGACCCTAGTAATGGCCTTCTTGTCTCCTGGCCTAACAGCTAATGACCTCCTAGTCTCTTGGTCCAACAGCTTGTGTCTGTTATTAAgaagacagggctgtagtggagcaggttaagagcttcaagttccttggtgtccacaaacgaatatggtccaagcacaccaagacagtggtgaagagtgcacgacaaaacctattccccctcaggagactgaaaagatttggcatgggccctcagatcctcaaaaggttctacagctgcatcatcgttacatggttacatcactgcctggtatggcaactgctcggcctccaaccgcaaggcactacagagggtagtgggtatggcccagtacatcactgggaccaagctttctgccatccaggacctctatgccaggcggtgtcagattaaggccttaaaaatggtcaaagactccagccaccctagtcatagactgttctctctgctaccgcatggcaagcggttaccggagtgccaagtccaggtccaagaggcttctaaaacagcttttaaccccaagccataagacttctgaacagctaatgaaatgactacccagactatttgcatttcccccctcttttacgatgctgctactctgttattatcaatGCAAATTCACTTTAATAACTacctacatttgaagtcggaagattacatacaccttagccaaattgtAGAGAGGTGCATGCTGgcagcagagaagtcaggcgcaggagagcgaaaactgatttacaacggtgtcgtttaatatccataaaccaccgtcaacagaacaatacaaataaatgggtcaaacaaaacccaGTAATACCAGCATACCGTGCACAAGAAAACAATTATGGACAAGAACATGGGGggagaacagagggttaaatacagagcatgtaattgatggaattggaaccaggtgtgatggaagacaagacaaaaccaatgaaaagtggatcagcaATGGCTAGAAGGTTggtgacttcgaccgccgaacgccgcctgaacaaggagagggaccaacttcggcggaagtcgtgacagtaccccccccttgacgcgcggctccagcagcccatcgacaccggcctcggggacgaccaggagggcgaggcgcagggcgatccggacgaAGACGATGGAACTCCTGCATCATTAAAAGGTCCAACACGTCCTTGActggaacccagcacctctcctctggattgtacccctcccactccacgagatactgaaggcccctcacccgacgcctcgaatccagtatggagTGAACCGAGTACCCCGGGGCCCcccgatgtccagagggggtggaggaacctcccgcacctcagactcctggagcgtgccagccaccaccggcctgaggagaaacacatggaacgaggggttaatacggtaatcgggtggaaggttagtggaggagtggtgaagcgagttctgtgccatctcggcccagggcacgaactccgcccactcccccggccggtcctggcaaaaAGAccacagaaacctgcccacatcctggttcactctctccacctgtccattactctcggggtgaaaccctgaagtaaggctgaccgagacccccagatgtcccttgaacgccttccagaccctagacgtgaactggggacacCGAGCAGACAccatatcctcaggcaccccgtagtgccggaagacgtgtgtaaacaaggcctccgcagtctgtagggctgtagggaaaccgggcagagggaggagacaacaggacttagagaaatgatccacaacgaccaggatcgcggTGTTACCCTGTTACCCTACTTCCggagccgacagagatggccacctcgcttc
The Oncorhynchus mykiss isolate Arlee chromosome 31, USDA_OmykA_1.1, whole genome shotgun sequence genome window above contains:
- the hprt1 gene encoding hypoxanthine-guanine phosphoribosyltransferase — protein: MASSSPCVVISDDEQGYDLDLFCIPKHYADDLDRVYIPHGLILDRTERLAREIMKDMGGHHIVALCVLKGGYKFFADLLDYIKALNRNSDRSIPMTVDFIRLKSYCNDQSTGEIKVIGGDDLSTLTGKNVLIVEDIIDTGKTMKTLLQLLKQYNPKMVKVASLLVKRTPRSVGYTPDFIGFEVPDKFVVGYALDYNEYFRDLNHICVISETGKEKYKA